The following coding sequences lie in one Montipora foliosa isolate CH-2021 chromosome 11, ASM3666993v2, whole genome shotgun sequence genomic window:
- the LOC137976282 gene encoding kyphoscoliosis peptidase-like isoform X2, translated as MGCGSSVQARNSAVVPASNNVQSSKVSITIQENREDGETFEPFTEFPTPQLLREANRKYATRQRPLLGDSAGKLLPHPNAKPKSTVFDARRFQAVDKFAVEVQVTRYNVSLQEFTNFLTETWKDDEMAKVRVIMRWLAAQQLDEVMNIKCTDKDTTLAKLQTEANTNIFLEMCQYVGIQAERVTGYSKHANLEIGENPKSLHTWVAVVINQQWRLVDPHWCCVLSHESGGDGKSQAENRVIYTIDEDYFLTNPEEFIYSHFPRDNEAWQLLARPVTFGEFVDMAYLKPKFFELDLTLLEQKKCVLYATQGEVEIKLGTPLDSSREFRYQFWMSDGQNLGDINLERFCFMEQKGNALICKIRFPVAGKFKHVLFGRSADAEDGARSFFMLCAFIIFCEQPVDDPKALPENPRQEWGPGKDLADAGLIPITHHNAVIQAAKGLVELRFKTTKPLELKPTLHSENKTKEDLQSNVIHCKENDQVVIKVQVPEDGDYALNLFNNNGKRQKSLCCYLVSSTNNAPNNQGFSIVPDNRIDTAGNNDLEMKLISQYSKDGCDNLTFKTSKLCDVIPKLELVTEKGNVLKEDFVWTEYDDKNMEISFKINFPQSGKYVFKVYAKELDKDGDDISMAYTCAMDVTSQKPGCAPFPERCSSWSRQCKLMEPFSGVLPSESTICFVLDIPQADKVTVFGNHGGDTCLTKSRCGEWNADAKTGEGNHELELRAVVNTGGLNVYTPLLKYKVEETEELKREKDLRRQREEFAKKEEEAKQEMMRKKIEKVKQELQTATNARDANALRSIIRHAENVNFTLLLPKEVDNAQQLLNSLERIQALKEAVLKLDQKTMLELRNYSKPPELVHQVIKATLLLLGYDITLTTTVGMIQEFQNAKQST; from the exons ATGGGTTGCGGGTCTTCAGTGCAAGCAAGGAACTCAGCTGTGGTCCCA GCTTCAAACAATGTGCAATCCTCTAAAGTGTCGATAACGATTCAAGAAAATAGGGAAGACGGAGAAACATTTGAGCCATTTACAGAATTTCCAACGCCTCAGTTACTAAGGGAAGCAAATCGGAAATATGCAACTCGACAACGTCCACTTCTGGGTGATAGTGCAGGGAAGCTTTTACCTCACCCAAATGCTAAACCCAAATCAACTGTCTTTGATGCCAGGAGATTTCAAGCTGTAGACAAGTTTGCAGTTGAG GTTCAAGTAACCAGATACAACGTTTCACTACAG gAATTCACAAACTTCTTAACGGAAACATGGAAGGATGATGAAATGGCCAAAGTTAGAGTTATTATGAGATGGCTGGCAGCTCAGCAACTAGATGAAGTAATGAACATCAAATGCACGGACAAGGATACTACTCTAGCAAAACTGCAAACAGAAGCCAACACCAATATCTTCCTGGAAATGTGCCA ATATGTGGGAATACAAGCGGAAAGGGTCACTGGTTATTCAAAACATGCGAACCTTGAAATAGGAGAAAATCCAAAATCTTTACACACTTGGGTAGCAGTCGTGATCAATCAGCAATGGCGGTTAGTTGATCCACACTGGTGCTGTGTGTTATCACACGAAAGCGGAGGAGACGGCAAAAGTCAAGCGGAGAACAGAGTAATTTACACAATAGACGAAGACTATTTCCTGACCAATCCAGAAGAATTTATTTATTCGCACTTCCCGCGCGACAACGAAGCCTGGCAGCTTTTGGCACGACCAGTGACATTCGGAGAATTTGTCGACATGGCATATTTAAAACCAAAGTTTTTCGAGCTAGATTTAACGCttcttgaacaaaaaaaatgtgttttgtaTGCAACTCAAGGTGAGGTTGAGATCAAACTTGGGACTCCGCTCGACAGCAGCAGGGAATTCAGGTACCAGTTTTGGATGTCTGATGGACAAAATCTTGGTGACATAAACCTTGAAAGGTTCTGCTTCATGGAACAAAAAGGCAACGCTTTAATCTGCAAGATTCGATTTCCAGTTGCTGGAAAGTTCAAGCACGTCTTGTTTGGAAGAAGTGCTGACGCTGAAGATGGAGCAAGATCCTTCTTTATGTTATGTGCATTTATTATCTTCTGTGAGCAGCCTGTAGATGATCCTAAAGCGCTTCCAGAGAACCCTCGTCAAGAGTGGGGCCCTGGGAAAGACTTAGCCGATGCAGGCCTAATACCCATAACACATCACAATGCTGTGATACAGGCTGCAAAGGGCTTGGTGGAACTTCGCTTTAAAACCACAAAACCACTTGAATTAAAACCCACCTTGCacagtgaaaacaaaaccaaagagGACCTGCAATCAAATGTCATTCACTGCAAGGAAAATGACCAGGTGGTGATCAAGGTCCAAGTTCCTGAAGACGGAGATTACGCTCTCAACCTTTTTAATAACAATGGAAAACGCCAAAAATCACTTTGTTGTTATCTGGTTAGCAGCACAAACAATGCTCCAAACAATCAAGGATTTTCCATTGTTCCCGATAATCGCATCGATACTGCTGGAAATAACGACTTGGAAATGAAACTAATTTCACAATACTCAAAGGATGGCTGCGACAACCTtacattcaaaacatcaaagCTGTGTGACGTAATTCCAAAATTAGAGCTCGTGACAGAAAAAGGAAACGTTTTAAAAGAAGACTTTGTATGGACTGAATATGATGACAAGAACATGgaaatctcttttaaaattAACTTCCCACAATCTGGAAAATATGTTTTTAAAGTGTATGCTAAGGAATTGGACAAGGACGGCGACGACATTTCTATGGCATATACATGTGCGATGGACGTTACTTCACAAAAACCAGGTTGTGCTCCCTTTCCCGAGAGATGCAGCTCTTGGAGTAGACAATGCAAACTCATGGAACCTTTCAGCGGAGTCCTTCCATCAGAATCCACAATCTGCTTTGTCCTTGACATTCCCCAAGCGGATAAAGTTACTGTTTTCGGGAACCACGGTGGTGACACCTGCCTTACTAAGAGTAGGTGCGGAGAGTGGAATGCAGATGCGAAGACTGGCGAGGGGAACCATGAACTGGAACTGAGAGCAGTTGTTAATACGGGAGGCCTCAATGTGTACACTCCTTTACTCAAGTACAAG GTCGAGGAAACCGAGGaactgaaaagagaaaaagatttGCGACGTCAAAGGGAAGAATTTGCCAAGAAGGAGGAAGAGGCGAAACAGGAGATGATGAGAAAGAAGATCGAAAAAGTAAAACAGG AATTGCAAACAGCCACAAATGCCAGAGATGCGAATGCTTTGCGATCCATAATTCGACACGCAGAA